One window of Acidobacteriota bacterium genomic DNA carries:
- the fdhD gene encoding formate dehydrogenase accessory sulfurtransferase FdhD, translating to MNEIPLRSQTPATIERVEGEARRAAQDFLATEEPLEIHLAAGGEERTVAVTMRTPGNDHELAVGFLFAEGVISDRGQVAAIESVGAVRPGCSNVVRVELVGDELPDLAPLERHFFATSSCGVCGKAGLETLTLRGARPLPLGFAIASDVVRSLPDTLRGAQGVFDSTGGLHAAALFSASGELVAVREDVGRHNALDKLVGWALLEDRLPLSDGAVLVSGRSSFEILQKCLVAEVPVVASVSAPSSLAVDIARQFQITLIGFLRAGRFNVYAGAARLPA from the coding sequence ATGAACGAGATTCCGCTGCGCTCGCAGACTCCCGCCACCATCGAACGGGTCGAGGGTGAGGCGCGCCGCGCCGCCCAGGACTTCCTCGCTACCGAGGAGCCCCTCGAGATCCATCTCGCCGCCGGTGGCGAGGAGCGTACCGTCGCCGTCACCATGAGGACGCCGGGCAACGATCACGAGCTGGCGGTGGGATTCCTCTTCGCCGAGGGAGTGATCTCCGATCGCGGGCAGGTGGCCGCCATCGAAAGCGTCGGCGCGGTGCGGCCGGGGTGCTCGAACGTCGTGCGGGTCGAGCTCGTCGGTGACGAGCTGCCGGACCTGGCGCCCCTCGAGCGACACTTTTTCGCCACCAGCTCTTGCGGCGTCTGCGGCAAGGCGGGGCTCGAGACCTTGACGCTGCGGGGTGCCCGGCCACTGCCGTTGGGTTTCGCGATCGCCTCCGACGTGGTGCGCTCCCTGCCCGACACCCTGCGCGGCGCCCAGGGTGTCTTCGACTCGACCGGCGGCTTGCACGCCGCGGCCCTGTTCTCGGCCTCCGGAGAGTTGGTGGCGGTGCGCGAAGACGTCGGTCGCCACAACGCCCTCGACAAGCTGGTCGGTTGGGCCCTGCTCGAAGACCGCCTGCCGCTGTCCGACGGTGCGGTGCTGGTCTCTGGCCGCTCGAGCTTCGAGATCCTGCAGAAGTGCCTCGTCGCCGAAGTCCCGGTGGTGGCGTCGGTGTCGGCCCCGAGCAGCCTGGCGGTGGATATCGCGCGGCAGTTCCAGATCACCTTGA